One region of Microtus ochrogaster isolate Prairie Vole_2 unplaced genomic scaffold, MicOch1.0 UNK22, whole genome shotgun sequence genomic DNA includes:
- the Papolg gene encoding poly(A) polymerase gamma isoform X1 encodes MKEMSANTMLDSQHQQKHYGITSPISLACPKEIDHIYTQKLIDAMKPFGVFEDEEELNHRLVVLGKLNNLVKQWISDISESKNLPPSVVATVGGKIFTFGSYRLGVHTKGADIDALCVAPRHVERSDFFQSFFEKLKHQDGIRNLRAVEDAFVPVIKFEFDGIEIDLVFARLAIQTISDNLDLRDDSRLRSLDIRCIRSLNGCRVTDEILHLVPNKETFRLTLRAVKLWAKRRGIYSNMLGFLGGVSWAMLVARTCQLYPNAAASTLVHKFFLVFSKWEWPNPVLLKQPEESNLNLPVWDPRVNPSDRYHLMPIITPAYPQQNSTYNVSTSTRTVMVEEFKQGLAVTDEILQGKSDWSKLLEPPNFFQKYRHYIVLTASASTEENHLEWVGLVESKIRVLVGNLERNEFITLAHVNPQSFPGNKEHHKANNYVSMWFLGIIFRRVENAESVNIDLTYDIQSFTDTVYRQANNINMLKDGMKIEATHVKKKQLHHYLPAEILQKKKKSLSDVSRSSGGLQSKRSSLDSSCLDSSRDTDSGTPFPSPVSTNKSSNPDSPVGEAERNSTEPATVVVEKLPSVPPAQGLSIPVIGAKVDPTAKAASSPSVCTIPTVVGRNVIPRVTTPHNPVQGQPHLNGLSNISKNVTPKRSHSPPTDGTSKRLKDIEKFIRLESAFKDSRAAEDRKRKPMDAIGGESMPIPTIDTSRKKRLPSKELPDSSSPVPASNIRVIKNSIRLTLNR; translated from the exons ATGAAAGAGATGTCTGC AAACACTATGCTGGACAGCCAGCATCAACAAAAGCATTATGGAATTACCTCTCCTATTAGTTTGGCATGTCCTAAGGAAATTGATCATATTTATACACAGAAATTAATTGATGCCATGAAACCGTTTGGAGTATTTGAAGATGAGGAAGAATTGAACCACAG GCTGGTTGTTCTTGGTAAATTGAACAATTTAGTGAAACAATGGATTTCTGACATCAGTGAAAGTAAG AATCTCCCCCCTTCTGTTGTGGCTACTGTTGGTGGTAAAATTTTCACATTTGGATCTTATAGGCTTGGAGTACACACCAAAG GAGCTGATATTGATGCACTTTGTGTAGCCCCAAGACACGTGGAGAGATCAgatttttttcaatctttttttgaaaaattgaaacATCAAGACGGCATTAGAAACTTAAGA gcTGTAGAAGATGCCTTTGTGCCTgttataaaatttgaatttgatGGTATTGAA ATTGATCTAGTCTTTGCAAGACTGGCAATACAAACCATATCAGATAATTTAGATCTAAGAGACGACTCTCGCCTAAGAAGCCTTGATATACGGTGTATCCGCAGCTTAAATG ggTGTAGAGTTACTGATGAAATTTTGCACTTAGTGCCAAATAAAGAAACCTTTAGACTCACCCTAAGAGCAGTCAAATTATGGGCAAAAC GTCGTGGTATTTACTCCAATATGCTGGGATTCCTTGGTGGAGTCTCCTGGGCAATGCTAGTTGCCAGAACTTGCCAACTGTATCCAAATGCAGCAGCTTCAACTTTAGTTCACaagttttttttagttttttccaaaTG GGAATGGCCAAATCCTGTGCTGTTGAAGCAACCAGAAGAAAGCAACTTGAATTTGCCTGTCTGGGATCCTCGG GTAAATCCATCAGATAGATATCATCTTATGCCCATAATCACCCCTGCCTACCCACAACAGAATTCTACATATAATGTGTCTACATCTACTCGAACAGTAATGGTAGAAGAATTTAAACAAG gtcTTGCAGTTACGGATGAAATTCTTCAAGGGAAATCAGACTGGTCCAAACTATTAGAGCCTccaaatttctttcaaaaatacag GCATTATATAGTATTGACTGCCAGTGCatcaacagaagaaaatcatCTCGAATG GGTTGGATTAGTGGAATCTAAAATCCGTGTGCTTGTTGGAAACTTGGAGCGTAATGAATTTATTACTCTTGCCCATGTGAATCCCCAGTCATTCCCAGGAAACAAAGAACATCATAAAGC caaCAATTACGTATCAATGTGGTTCCTCGGAATAATTTTTCGGAGAGTAGAAAATGCAGAAAGTGTCAACATAGACTTGACATATGATATACAGTCATTTACTGATACAG TGTACAGGCAGGCAAACAATATAAATATGTTAAAGGATGGAATGAAAATCGAAGCAACTCAtgtaaagaaaaaacaacttCATCATTATTTACCTGCAGAGattcttcaaaagaagaaaaag AGTCTTTCTGATGTAAGCCGGAGTTCAGGTGGCCTTCAGTCCAAAAGATCATCTCTGGATAGCAGCTGTCTGGATAGCTCCAGAGACACCGACAGTGGAACACCTTTTCCCTCGCCAGTGTCTACAAATAAGTCTTCAAACCCAGACAGCCCtgtgggagaagcagagag GAATAGTACTGAGCCTGCGACTGTAGTTGTAGAGAAGCTACCCAGTGTCCCCCCAGCTCAAGGGCTGTCTATTCCAGTCATTGGTGCAA AGGTTGATCCTACAGCGAAAGCTGCATCCTCCCCATCTGTATGTACCATTCCTACTGTAGTAGGACGTAACGTTATTCCTAGAGTCACAACACCTCACAACCCTGTCCAGGGACAACCACATCTAAATGGACTCTCTAATATAAGTAAGAATGTTACACCCAAAAGATCCCATTCGCCACCTACAGATGGGACTTCAAAGAGGTTGAAAGACATAGAAAAG TTTATTCGACTTGAGTCAGCATTTAAAGACTCCCGTGCTGCCGAGGATAGGAAAAGAAAGCCAATG gatGCCATTGGTGGAGAATCTATGCCCATTCCAACTATTGATACATCACGGAAAAAG AGACTACCCAGTAAAGAACTGCCAGATTCATCGTCTCCAGTTCCAGCAAGCAACATCCGCGTCATCAAAAACTCCATCCGACTGACTCTCAACCGGTAA
- the Papolg gene encoding poly(A) polymerase gamma isoform X3, whose translation MKEMSANTMLDSQHQQKHYGITSPISLACPKEIDHIYTQKLIDAMKPFGVFEDEEELNHRLVVLGKLNNLVKQWISDISESKNLPPSVVATVGGKIFTFGSYRLGVHTKGADIDALCVAPRHVERSDFFQSFFEKLKHQDGIRNLRAVEDAFVPVIKFEFDGIEIDLVFARLAIQTISDNLDLRDDSRLRSLDIRCIRSLNGCRVTDEILHLVPNKETFRLTLRAVKLWAKRRGIYSNMLGFLGGVSWAMLVARTCQLYPNAAASTLVHKFFLVFSKWEWPNPVLLKQPEESNLNLPVWDPRVNPSDRYHLMPIITPAYPQQNSTYNVSTSTRTVMVEEFKQGLAVTDEILQGKSDWSKLLEPPNFFQKYRHYIVLTASASTEENHLEWVGLVESKIRVLVGNLERNEFITLAHVNPQSFPGNKEHHKANNYVSMWFLGIIFRRVENAESVNIDLTYDIQSFTDTVYRQANNINMLKDGMKIEATHVKKKQLHHYLPAEILQKKKKSLSDVSRSSGGLQSKRSSLDSSCLDSSRDTDSGTPFPSPVSTNKSSNPDSPVGEAERNSTEPATVVVEKLPSVPPAQGLSIPVIGAKVDPTAKAASSPSVCTIPTVVGRNVIPRVTTPHNPVQGQPHLNGLSNISKNVTPKRSHSPPTDGTSKRLKDIEKDAIGGESMPIPTIDTSRKKRLPSKELPDSSSPVPASNIRVIKNSIRLTLNR comes from the exons ATGAAAGAGATGTCTGC AAACACTATGCTGGACAGCCAGCATCAACAAAAGCATTATGGAATTACCTCTCCTATTAGTTTGGCATGTCCTAAGGAAATTGATCATATTTATACACAGAAATTAATTGATGCCATGAAACCGTTTGGAGTATTTGAAGATGAGGAAGAATTGAACCACAG GCTGGTTGTTCTTGGTAAATTGAACAATTTAGTGAAACAATGGATTTCTGACATCAGTGAAAGTAAG AATCTCCCCCCTTCTGTTGTGGCTACTGTTGGTGGTAAAATTTTCACATTTGGATCTTATAGGCTTGGAGTACACACCAAAG GAGCTGATATTGATGCACTTTGTGTAGCCCCAAGACACGTGGAGAGATCAgatttttttcaatctttttttgaaaaattgaaacATCAAGACGGCATTAGAAACTTAAGA gcTGTAGAAGATGCCTTTGTGCCTgttataaaatttgaatttgatGGTATTGAA ATTGATCTAGTCTTTGCAAGACTGGCAATACAAACCATATCAGATAATTTAGATCTAAGAGACGACTCTCGCCTAAGAAGCCTTGATATACGGTGTATCCGCAGCTTAAATG ggTGTAGAGTTACTGATGAAATTTTGCACTTAGTGCCAAATAAAGAAACCTTTAGACTCACCCTAAGAGCAGTCAAATTATGGGCAAAAC GTCGTGGTATTTACTCCAATATGCTGGGATTCCTTGGTGGAGTCTCCTGGGCAATGCTAGTTGCCAGAACTTGCCAACTGTATCCAAATGCAGCAGCTTCAACTTTAGTTCACaagttttttttagttttttccaaaTG GGAATGGCCAAATCCTGTGCTGTTGAAGCAACCAGAAGAAAGCAACTTGAATTTGCCTGTCTGGGATCCTCGG GTAAATCCATCAGATAGATATCATCTTATGCCCATAATCACCCCTGCCTACCCACAACAGAATTCTACATATAATGTGTCTACATCTACTCGAACAGTAATGGTAGAAGAATTTAAACAAG gtcTTGCAGTTACGGATGAAATTCTTCAAGGGAAATCAGACTGGTCCAAACTATTAGAGCCTccaaatttctttcaaaaatacag GCATTATATAGTATTGACTGCCAGTGCatcaacagaagaaaatcatCTCGAATG GGTTGGATTAGTGGAATCTAAAATCCGTGTGCTTGTTGGAAACTTGGAGCGTAATGAATTTATTACTCTTGCCCATGTGAATCCCCAGTCATTCCCAGGAAACAAAGAACATCATAAAGC caaCAATTACGTATCAATGTGGTTCCTCGGAATAATTTTTCGGAGAGTAGAAAATGCAGAAAGTGTCAACATAGACTTGACATATGATATACAGTCATTTACTGATACAG TGTACAGGCAGGCAAACAATATAAATATGTTAAAGGATGGAATGAAAATCGAAGCAACTCAtgtaaagaaaaaacaacttCATCATTATTTACCTGCAGAGattcttcaaaagaagaaaaag AGTCTTTCTGATGTAAGCCGGAGTTCAGGTGGCCTTCAGTCCAAAAGATCATCTCTGGATAGCAGCTGTCTGGATAGCTCCAGAGACACCGACAGTGGAACACCTTTTCCCTCGCCAGTGTCTACAAATAAGTCTTCAAACCCAGACAGCCCtgtgggagaagcagagag GAATAGTACTGAGCCTGCGACTGTAGTTGTAGAGAAGCTACCCAGTGTCCCCCCAGCTCAAGGGCTGTCTATTCCAGTCATTGGTGCAA AGGTTGATCCTACAGCGAAAGCTGCATCCTCCCCATCTGTATGTACCATTCCTACTGTAGTAGGACGTAACGTTATTCCTAGAGTCACAACACCTCACAACCCTGTCCAGGGACAACCACATCTAAATGGACTCTCTAATATAAGTAAGAATGTTACACCCAAAAGATCCCATTCGCCACCTACAGATGGGACTTCAAAGAGGTTGAAAGACATAGAAAAG gatGCCATTGGTGGAGAATCTATGCCCATTCCAACTATTGATACATCACGGAAAAAG AGACTACCCAGTAAAGAACTGCCAGATTCATCGTCTCCAGTTCCAGCAAGCAACATCCGCGTCATCAAAAACTCCATCCGACTGACTCTCAACCGGTAA
- the Papolg gene encoding poly(A) polymerase gamma isoform X2: MKEMSANTMLDSQHQQKHYGITSPISLACPKEIDHIYTQKLIDAMKPFGVFEDEEELNHRLVVLGKLNNLVKQWISDISESKNLPPSVVATVGGKIFTFGSYRLGVHTKGADIDALCVAPRHVERSDFFQSFFEKLKHQDGIRNLRAVEDAFVPVIKFEFDGIEIDLVFARLAIQTISDNLDLRDDSRLRSLDIRCIRSLNGCRVTDEILHLVPNKETFRLTLRAVKLWAKRRGIYSNMLGFLGGVSWAMLVARTCQLYPNAAASTLVHKFFLVFSKWEWPNPVLLKQPEESNLNLPVWDPRVNPSDRYHLMPIITPAYPQQNSTYNVSTSTRTVMVEEFKQGLAVTDEILQGKSDWSKLLEPPNFFQKYRHYIVLTASASTEENHLEWVGLVESKIRVLVGNLERNEFITLAHVNPQSFPGNKEHHKANNYVSMWFLGIIFRRVENAESVNIDLTYDIQSFTDTVYRQANNINMLKDGMKIEATHVKKKQLHHYLPAEILQKKKKSLSDVSRSSGGLQSKRSSLDSSCLDSSRDTDSGTPFPSPVSTNKSSNPDSPVGEAERNSTEPATVVVEKLPSVPPAQGLSIPVIGAKVDPTAKAASSPSVCTIPTVVGRNVIPRVTTPHNPVQGQPHLNGLSNISKNVTPKRSHSPPTDGTSKRLKDIEKFIRLESAFKDSRAAEDRKRKPMVTMLILHSEWELEEQQTMKGTVERCHWWRIYAHSNY; the protein is encoded by the exons ATGAAAGAGATGTCTGC AAACACTATGCTGGACAGCCAGCATCAACAAAAGCATTATGGAATTACCTCTCCTATTAGTTTGGCATGTCCTAAGGAAATTGATCATATTTATACACAGAAATTAATTGATGCCATGAAACCGTTTGGAGTATTTGAAGATGAGGAAGAATTGAACCACAG GCTGGTTGTTCTTGGTAAATTGAACAATTTAGTGAAACAATGGATTTCTGACATCAGTGAAAGTAAG AATCTCCCCCCTTCTGTTGTGGCTACTGTTGGTGGTAAAATTTTCACATTTGGATCTTATAGGCTTGGAGTACACACCAAAG GAGCTGATATTGATGCACTTTGTGTAGCCCCAAGACACGTGGAGAGATCAgatttttttcaatctttttttgaaaaattgaaacATCAAGACGGCATTAGAAACTTAAGA gcTGTAGAAGATGCCTTTGTGCCTgttataaaatttgaatttgatGGTATTGAA ATTGATCTAGTCTTTGCAAGACTGGCAATACAAACCATATCAGATAATTTAGATCTAAGAGACGACTCTCGCCTAAGAAGCCTTGATATACGGTGTATCCGCAGCTTAAATG ggTGTAGAGTTACTGATGAAATTTTGCACTTAGTGCCAAATAAAGAAACCTTTAGACTCACCCTAAGAGCAGTCAAATTATGGGCAAAAC GTCGTGGTATTTACTCCAATATGCTGGGATTCCTTGGTGGAGTCTCCTGGGCAATGCTAGTTGCCAGAACTTGCCAACTGTATCCAAATGCAGCAGCTTCAACTTTAGTTCACaagttttttttagttttttccaaaTG GGAATGGCCAAATCCTGTGCTGTTGAAGCAACCAGAAGAAAGCAACTTGAATTTGCCTGTCTGGGATCCTCGG GTAAATCCATCAGATAGATATCATCTTATGCCCATAATCACCCCTGCCTACCCACAACAGAATTCTACATATAATGTGTCTACATCTACTCGAACAGTAATGGTAGAAGAATTTAAACAAG gtcTTGCAGTTACGGATGAAATTCTTCAAGGGAAATCAGACTGGTCCAAACTATTAGAGCCTccaaatttctttcaaaaatacag GCATTATATAGTATTGACTGCCAGTGCatcaacagaagaaaatcatCTCGAATG GGTTGGATTAGTGGAATCTAAAATCCGTGTGCTTGTTGGAAACTTGGAGCGTAATGAATTTATTACTCTTGCCCATGTGAATCCCCAGTCATTCCCAGGAAACAAAGAACATCATAAAGC caaCAATTACGTATCAATGTGGTTCCTCGGAATAATTTTTCGGAGAGTAGAAAATGCAGAAAGTGTCAACATAGACTTGACATATGATATACAGTCATTTACTGATACAG TGTACAGGCAGGCAAACAATATAAATATGTTAAAGGATGGAATGAAAATCGAAGCAACTCAtgtaaagaaaaaacaacttCATCATTATTTACCTGCAGAGattcttcaaaagaagaaaaag AGTCTTTCTGATGTAAGCCGGAGTTCAGGTGGCCTTCAGTCCAAAAGATCATCTCTGGATAGCAGCTGTCTGGATAGCTCCAGAGACACCGACAGTGGAACACCTTTTCCCTCGCCAGTGTCTACAAATAAGTCTTCAAACCCAGACAGCCCtgtgggagaagcagagag GAATAGTACTGAGCCTGCGACTGTAGTTGTAGAGAAGCTACCCAGTGTCCCCCCAGCTCAAGGGCTGTCTATTCCAGTCATTGGTGCAA AGGTTGATCCTACAGCGAAAGCTGCATCCTCCCCATCTGTATGTACCATTCCTACTGTAGTAGGACGTAACGTTATTCCTAGAGTCACAACACCTCACAACCCTGTCCAGGGACAACCACATCTAAATGGACTCTCTAATATAAGTAAGAATGTTACACCCAAAAGATCCCATTCGCCACCTACAGATGGGACTTCAAAGAGGTTGAAAGACATAGAAAAG TTTATTCGACTTGAGTCAGCATTTAAAGACTCCCGTGCTGCCGAGGATAGGAAAAGAAAGCCAATGGTAACTATGTTAATACTGCACTCAGAATGGGAACTTGAAGAGCAACAGACTATGAAAGGCACCGTAGAAA gatGCCATTGGTGGAGAATCTATGCCCATTCCAACTATTGA